From Mycolicibacterium cosmeticum, a single genomic window includes:
- a CDS encoding YajQ family cyclic di-GMP-binding protein has translation MADSSFDIVSKFDRQEVDNALNQAAKELATRFDFRGTDTTIAWKGEEAVEIVSSTEERVKAAIDVFIEKLVRRDISMKAFEAGEPQPSGKTYKVTGTLKQGITSEQAKKITKIIRDEGPKGVKAQIQGDEIRVSSKKRDDLQAVISLLKGADLDVALQFVNYR, from the coding sequence ATGGCGGATTCCAGCTTTGACATCGTCAGCAAGTTCGATCGCCAGGAGGTCGACAATGCGCTCAACCAGGCCGCCAAGGAGTTGGCGACCCGATTCGACTTCCGCGGTACCGACACCACGATCGCGTGGAAAGGCGAGGAAGCCGTCGAGATCGTCAGCTCCACCGAGGAGCGGGTGAAGGCCGCGATCGACGTGTTCATCGAGAAGCTGGTCCGCCGCGACATCTCGATGAAGGCGTTCGAGGCGGGCGAGCCGCAACCGTCGGGCAAGACCTACAAGGTGACGGGCACGCTCAAGCAGGGCATCACCAGCGAGCAGGCCAAGAAGATCACCAAGATCATCCGCGACGAAGGCCCCAAGGGCGTCAAGGCCCAGATCCAAGGCGACGAGATCCGCGTCAGCTCCAAGAAGCGCGACGACCTGCAGGCGGTCATCTCCCTGCTCAAGGGCGCCGACCTGGACGTCGCCCTGCAGTTCGTCAACTACCGCTGA
- a CDS encoding DUF3556 domain-containing protein has protein sequence MSFTKPNLPPDIDPAGWRTLPRQQRIQIMTRHWTENGFGTPSGVYVLYVAKIAAYLAGAAAVISLTPGLGALTDITTWWTQPIVYQKLVVFTLLFEVLGLGCGSGPLTLRFLPPLGGFLYWLRPGTVRLPAWPDRVPLTRGDTRTVFDVALYVVVLASGVWALLAPGKGGPVTAGGDVGLLDPMLIVPTLAALVLLGLRDKTIFLAARGEHYGLTLIVFFFPFTDQIAAYKLILLALWWGAATSKLNHHFPYVVAVMMSNNPVLAGSKRVRRLMWRDPVDDLRPSWLPKLLAHVGGTTAEFLVPLYLVFFAPSSGPWLWAAVGFMVIFHINITSTIPMGVPLEWNAFFIVSLFYLYGAHGDIRVTDLGSPVLLAILIAALVVVPVLGNLFPDKVSFLPAMRYYAGNWATSTWCLRHGVEDIIEANVTKCSALANRQLATLYGSDIADVMLDKMTAWRAMHTHGRALNGLIPRAVGDDTGYDIRDGEYMAGPILGWNFGEGHLHNEQLIEALQRRCRFAEGDVRVIILEGQPIHRHWQAYRIVDAKTGELERGYVDVADMLARQPWAAAGDTFPVRRSSAASASTSR, from the coding sequence ATGAGCTTCACCAAACCCAATCTCCCGCCGGACATCGATCCCGCCGGCTGGCGCACACTGCCGCGGCAGCAACGCATCCAGATCATGACGCGGCACTGGACCGAGAACGGCTTCGGCACCCCGTCAGGGGTGTACGTGCTCTACGTCGCCAAGATCGCCGCCTACCTGGCCGGCGCGGCCGCGGTCATCTCGCTCACCCCCGGGCTGGGCGCACTGACCGATATCACGACGTGGTGGACCCAGCCGATCGTCTACCAGAAGCTGGTCGTCTTCACGCTGCTCTTCGAAGTCCTGGGGCTGGGCTGCGGGTCGGGCCCGCTGACGCTGCGGTTCCTCCCGCCACTGGGCGGGTTCCTGTACTGGCTGCGTCCCGGCACGGTGCGGCTTCCGGCGTGGCCGGACAGGGTGCCATTGACCCGTGGGGACACCCGCACCGTCTTCGACGTCGCCCTGTACGTGGTGGTGCTCGCCTCCGGGGTGTGGGCGCTGCTGGCACCGGGGAAGGGCGGACCGGTCACCGCCGGCGGTGATGTCGGATTGCTGGACCCGATGCTGATCGTGCCGACGCTCGCGGCGCTGGTGCTGCTCGGTTTGCGGGACAAGACGATCTTCCTGGCCGCGCGCGGAGAGCACTACGGGCTGACGCTGATCGTGTTCTTCTTCCCGTTCACCGACCAGATCGCGGCCTACAAGCTGATCCTGCTGGCGTTGTGGTGGGGGGCGGCCACCTCCAAACTGAACCACCACTTCCCGTACGTGGTGGCGGTGATGATGAGCAACAACCCCGTGCTGGCGGGCAGCAAGCGGGTCAGACGGCTGATGTGGCGGGACCCGGTCGACGATCTGCGCCCGTCGTGGCTCCCCAAGCTCCTGGCGCACGTCGGCGGCACCACCGCCGAATTCCTGGTCCCGCTCTACCTGGTGTTCTTCGCCCCGTCCAGCGGGCCGTGGCTCTGGGCCGCCGTCGGGTTCATGGTGATCTTCCACATCAACATCACCTCGACGATCCCCATGGGCGTGCCTCTGGAGTGGAACGCGTTCTTCATCGTCTCGCTGTTCTACCTCTACGGCGCCCACGGTGACATCCGCGTCACCGACCTCGGCTCACCGGTGCTGCTGGCCATCCTGATCGCCGCCCTGGTGGTGGTGCCGGTGCTGGGAAACCTGTTCCCGGACAAGGTGTCCTTCCTGCCCGCCATGCGTTACTACGCCGGGAACTGGGCAACCAGCACCTGGTGTCTGCGCCACGGGGTGGAGGACATCATCGAAGCCAACGTCACCAAGTGTTCGGCCCTGGCCAACCGCCAACTCGCCACGCTCTACGGATCCGATATCGCCGACGTCATGCTCGACAAGATGACAGCCTGGCGGGCCATGCACACCCATGGCCGCGCCCTCAACGGTCTCATCCCCCGCGCCGTCGGCGACGACACCGGCTACGACATCCGCGACGGCGAGTACATGGCCGGACCGATCCTGGGCTGGAACTTCGGCGAAGGGCACCTGCACAACGAACAACTCATCGAGGCGCTGCAGCGTCGATGCCGGTTCGCCGAGGGCGACGTCCGCGTCATCATCCTGGAAGGCCAACCCATCCACCGGCATTGGCAGGCCTACCGCATCGTCGACGCCAAAACCGGTGAGCTGGAACGCGGATACGTCGATGTCGCCGACATGCTCGCCCGCCAGCCCTGGGCCGCTGCCGGTGACACCTTTCCGGTTCGCCGCAGCAGCGCAGCGTCGGCGTCGACGTCTCGATGA
- a CDS encoding sensor histidine kinase: MIWWPRSLRRQLVLGVTAIVTVVLLAVGVLSVYSLRTYVGTMGDTELSRSLAAFSHSFHKFQLKQDDDGHVIDGDALSAFVGQAPGNLIAVVHDGEVVQSAVFSDGEPRPAPRAVVAALDDVDWSRSGPRTVKLPELGAYRMAAEQSSDGDFLVCGVSLDSANQVIARKTMTLAVIIVVALVVTALGTVMVVRYALRPLRRVASTAAKVATLRLDADDHRITARVQARYTDPDSEVGVVGEALNRLLANVDSALAELAASDRRTRQFLMDASHELRTPLAAIQGYAELTRQDSAELPPTTEYALARIEAEARRMTGLVGDLLLLTRLGEGQDLESDDVDLGDLVVDAVNDIAVSAPSHHWVTQLPDTPVWVRGDRARLHQVLGNLLTNARMHTPPGVTVTIGLGTDGDHARLTVTDDGPGIDTELLPNLFGRFVRADKSRSRELGSTGLGLAIVASIVEAHKGSVSVESSSEKTTFTVILPLVSSPVLV, encoded by the coding sequence GTGATCTGGTGGCCCCGGTCGCTGCGCCGGCAGTTGGTGCTCGGTGTGACGGCCATCGTCACCGTCGTGCTGCTGGCGGTCGGCGTGCTGTCGGTGTACAGCCTGCGCACCTACGTGGGGACCATGGGCGATACCGAGTTGTCGCGCTCACTGGCGGCGTTCAGTCATTCGTTCCACAAGTTCCAGCTCAAGCAGGATGACGACGGGCATGTGATCGACGGCGATGCCCTGTCGGCGTTCGTCGGGCAGGCCCCGGGCAATCTCATCGCGGTCGTGCACGACGGCGAGGTGGTGCAGTCGGCGGTGTTCTCCGACGGGGAACCGCGGCCCGCGCCGCGCGCGGTGGTGGCCGCACTGGACGACGTGGACTGGTCCCGGTCCGGGCCGCGGACGGTGAAGCTGCCCGAGCTGGGCGCCTACCGGATGGCCGCCGAGCAGTCCAGTGACGGCGACTTCCTGGTGTGCGGGGTGTCGCTGGACAGCGCCAACCAGGTGATCGCCCGCAAGACGATGACGCTGGCGGTGATCATCGTCGTCGCGCTGGTGGTGACGGCCTTGGGCACGGTCATGGTGGTCCGGTACGCCTTGCGGCCGCTGCGCCGGGTCGCGTCGACCGCGGCCAAGGTGGCCACGCTGCGGCTGGACGCCGACGATCACCGCATCACCGCACGGGTGCAGGCGCGCTACACCGATCCCGACAGCGAGGTCGGTGTGGTGGGCGAGGCGTTGAACCGGTTGCTGGCCAACGTCGACAGCGCGCTGGCCGAACTGGCTGCCTCCGACCGGCGGACTCGGCAGTTCCTGATGGACGCCAGCCACGAACTGCGGACCCCGCTGGCGGCGATCCAGGGGTACGCCGAGCTGACCCGGCAGGACAGTGCCGAGCTGCCGCCGACCACCGAGTACGCCCTGGCGCGCATCGAGGCGGAGGCCCGCCGGATGACGGGTCTGGTGGGGGATCTGCTGCTGCTGACCCGGCTCGGGGAGGGACAGGACCTGGAATCCGACGACGTCGACCTGGGTGACCTGGTGGTCGACGCCGTGAACGACATCGCGGTGTCGGCTCCGTCGCACCACTGGGTGACGCAACTGCCCGACACGCCGGTGTGGGTCCGCGGTGATCGGGCCCGGCTGCACCAGGTGCTCGGCAACCTGCTGACCAATGCGCGGATGCACACCCCGCCCGGCGTGACGGTGACGATCGGGCTGGGCACCGATGGCGACCATGCCCGGCTGACGGTCACCGACGACGGTCCCGGAATTGACACGGAATTGTTGCCGAACCTGTTCGGCAGATTTGTCCGCGCCGACAAATCCCGGTCCCGGGAGTTGGGTAGCACCGGCCTCGGGCTGGCCATCGTGGCGTCCATCGTGGAAGCTCACAAAGGTTCGGTGAGCGTCGAATCATCGTCTGAGAAAACGACTTTCACCGTCATTCTGCCGCTGGTGTCATCCCCGGTATTGGTATGA
- a CDS encoding alpha/beta hydrolase produces MTSVSQVAASQPETLLTAAARLGAAITRLDSAIAGQRQVIAALRGSWTGSAADAAVARAERQIADMEQLRGRLVACQAALQRGGAQLSSARAGLLSIVSGLRALGWRVADDGTCTPPPFLPPVFAGLGRAWTAVVQKLLDLYDEIDRETADAVRAAAGGMVGRQPPEAPAPPQIPAAGTKPEDVKKWWDGLTAEQRQKYLAEHPAELGNLNGIPAEIRDKVNQAVMNDDLNRVREVAGRNGISEDDVLKDPARYGLTAEAATRFYNARRTSEGLAHQRGADPENPRPVFLWGYQPLADNGQGRAAIAIGNPDKARNTAVIVPGTGSSVRDGWLADGHDDAIKLYEQSRLADPDDPTAVIMWMGYDAPDGFTDPRVANPDLARYGGSLLAADVNGLSATHEGASHVTVIGHSYGSTTVADAFAGSGMRANDAVLIGSPGTDLAKSAADFHLDGGKVYVGSASTDPVSWIGTPGAIPANVLNQQLGYPVGLQAGLGTDPAGDEFGSVRFRAEVAGHGGWSVHDHSHYYDMGSESLRAMTDIASGNADRLAGDGLLADARRQPHITTPSHVELPFGIDIPLPHLDSDIPGSPAFIDPEAQRAGSSVTTEHEYK; encoded by the coding sequence GTGACTTCAGTCTCACAGGTGGCGGCGTCACAGCCGGAGACGCTGCTGACCGCCGCCGCCCGACTCGGCGCCGCGATCACCCGGCTCGACTCCGCCATCGCCGGCCAGCGGCAGGTCATCGCCGCACTGCGTGGATCGTGGACGGGTTCGGCCGCCGATGCCGCGGTCGCCCGCGCCGAGCGCCAGATCGCCGACATGGAGCAGTTGCGTGGCCGGCTGGTCGCCTGCCAGGCGGCGCTGCAGCGGGGCGGCGCCCAATTGTCTTCGGCCAGGGCGGGGTTGCTGTCCATCGTGTCCGGGTTGCGCGCGCTGGGGTGGCGGGTGGCCGACGACGGAACGTGCACGCCGCCCCCTTTCCTACCGCCGGTGTTCGCCGGCCTGGGCAGGGCGTGGACCGCGGTGGTCCAGAAGCTGCTGGATCTGTACGACGAGATCGACCGCGAGACGGCGGATGCCGTGCGGGCTGCGGCCGGCGGGATGGTCGGCCGGCAGCCACCCGAGGCGCCGGCCCCGCCGCAGATTCCCGCGGCCGGCACCAAGCCCGAGGACGTGAAGAAGTGGTGGGACGGGCTGACGGCCGAGCAGCGGCAGAAGTACCTCGCCGAGCATCCCGCCGAGCTGGGCAACCTCAACGGTATCCCGGCCGAGATCCGCGACAAGGTGAACCAGGCGGTGATGAACGACGACCTGAACCGCGTGCGAGAGGTCGCCGGCCGCAACGGGATATCCGAGGACGACGTGCTCAAGGATCCCGCCAGGTACGGGCTCACTGCCGAGGCCGCGACCCGGTTCTACAACGCCCGGCGCACCAGCGAGGGCCTGGCGCATCAGCGTGGCGCCGACCCGGAGAACCCGCGGCCGGTGTTCCTGTGGGGCTATCAGCCGCTGGCCGACAACGGGCAGGGCCGGGCCGCGATCGCGATCGGCAATCCGGACAAGGCCCGCAACACCGCGGTGATCGTGCCGGGAACCGGCAGCAGTGTGCGTGACGGCTGGCTGGCCGACGGCCATGACGATGCCATCAAGCTCTACGAGCAGTCCCGGCTCGCGGATCCGGACGATCCGACGGCCGTCATCATGTGGATGGGGTACGACGCGCCGGACGGTTTCACCGATCCGCGGGTGGCCAATCCCGATCTGGCCCGCTACGGCGGCTCGCTGTTGGCCGCGGACGTCAACGGCCTGTCCGCCACCCACGAGGGCGCCTCCCACGTGACGGTCATCGGGCATTCCTACGGTTCCACCACGGTCGCCGACGCGTTCGCCGGCAGCGGGATGCGCGCCAACGACGCCGTCCTGATCGGCTCTCCCGGAACGGATTTGGCGAAGAGTGCGGCGGACTTCCATCTCGATGGCGGCAAGGTGTACGTCGGTTCGGCGTCCACCGACCCGGTCAGCTGGATCGGCACACCGGGCGCCATCCCTGCCAACGTGCTCAATCAGCAACTCGGCTACCCAGTGGGCTTACAGGCCGGTCTGGGCACCGATCCCGCCGGCGACGAGTTCGGGTCGGTGCGGTTCCGCGCCGAGGTGGCCGGCCATGGCGGCTGGAGCGTGCACGACCACTCGCACTACTACGACATGGGAAGCGAATCGCTGCGGGCCATGACCGATATCGCGAGCGGGAACGCCGACCGGTTGGCGGGCGATGGGCTGCTGGCCGACGCGCGCCGGCAGCCGCACATCACCACCCCCAGCCACGTCGAGCTGCCGTTCGGGATCGACATCCCGTTGCCGCACCTCGATTCCGACATCCCCGGTTCGCCGGCATTCATCGACCCCGAGGCGCAGCGTGCAGGAAGTTCGGTGACCACAGAGCATGAATACAAGTAG
- a CDS encoding response regulator transcription factor, protein MATMSLPPRTHQPRQAILGQLPKIHRADGSPIRVLLVDDEPALTNLVKMALHYEGWVVDVAHNGKDGVAKFDETEPDVVVLDIMLPDIDGMQILQRVREAQGYTPTLFLTARDSVLDRVSGLTAGADDYMTKPFSLEELVARLRGLLRRSSHTTPPADEVLTVGDLKLDGASRDVTRDGVPIALTGTEFELLRYLMRNPGRAISRAEILDRVWNYGFGGKSSIVDLYISYLRKKVDTDRAPMIHTVRGVGYMLRPSSDPA, encoded by the coding sequence ATGGCCACGATGTCGCTACCTCCTCGTACCCACCAGCCCCGCCAGGCGATCCTGGGCCAGCTGCCCAAGATCCATCGCGCCGACGGGTCGCCCATCCGGGTGCTGCTGGTGGACGACGAGCCGGCGCTGACCAATCTGGTCAAGATGGCTCTGCACTACGAGGGCTGGGTTGTGGACGTGGCGCACAACGGCAAAGACGGGGTGGCCAAATTCGACGAGACCGAACCCGATGTGGTGGTGCTCGACATCATGCTGCCCGATATCGACGGCATGCAGATCTTGCAGCGGGTGCGGGAAGCGCAGGGTTACACCCCGACCCTGTTCCTCACCGCGAGGGATTCGGTGCTCGACCGGGTGTCCGGCCTGACCGCCGGTGCCGACGACTACATGACCAAGCCGTTCAGCCTGGAGGAGCTGGTGGCCCGGCTGCGCGGACTGCTGCGCCGGTCCAGCCACACCACCCCGCCCGCCGACGAGGTGTTGACGGTCGGCGATCTCAAGCTCGACGGTGCCAGCCGCGACGTCACCAGGGACGGCGTCCCGATCGCGCTGACCGGCACGGAGTTCGAACTGCTGCGGTACCTGATGCGCAATCCGGGCCGGGCTATCAGCCGCGCCGAGATTCTGGACCGGGTGTGGAACTACGGCTTCGGCGGCAAGTCCAGCATCGTCGATCTCTACATCTCGTATCTGCGTAAGAAGGTCGACACCGACCGTGCGCCGATGATCCACACGGTGCGCGGCGTGGGTTACATGTTGCGGCCGTCCAGCGATCCGGCGTGA
- a CDS encoding class I adenylate-forming enzyme family protein — protein sequence MHFADLLDVRANTNPTGPALADEHNGALSNADVLARVDVTAARLSGAGVQRGDVVAVKLPNRIELVTTVFAAWKLGAAVTPVNPSLTPTEVAFQLTDSAARVLVTDAADQHDRVAVLTLADLAAPGPPAVVPDDPRRAEDVALLVYTSGTTGRPKGVELTHANLMAMAQGINEAMHSGPDTHSLLILPLFHVNGIVVSVLAPLLAGGQTTIAGRFDPQRFFDLVARHRPTFFSAVPTIYSMLVALPAEVAPDTSSLRFAACGAAPMPPQLIEAFEQRYGVPIIEGYGLSEGTCASTTNPLNGIRKPGTVGVALPGQQIAILDGRGRPVPTGTPGEVAVAGPTVMRGYLNRPQETAETIVDGWLRTGDIGFLDADGYLTLVDRAKDMIIRGGENIYPKELESVLYTHPGVREAAVVGRPDPVYGQVPVAFVTSRSEADLSADVLAAHLAQSLAKYKRPEVILVDEIPKNPVGKIDKPALRRRFTANPASV from the coding sequence GTGCACTTCGCCGATCTGCTCGATGTCCGCGCCAACACGAACCCCACGGGTCCGGCATTGGCCGATGAGCACAACGGTGCCCTGTCCAACGCCGATGTGTTGGCGCGGGTCGACGTGACCGCGGCACGGTTGAGCGGCGCCGGAGTGCAGCGTGGTGACGTCGTCGCCGTAAAGCTGCCCAATCGCATCGAACTGGTCACCACCGTCTTCGCAGCCTGGAAGCTCGGCGCGGCCGTCACGCCGGTCAATCCCTCCCTCACGCCCACCGAGGTCGCCTTTCAGCTAACCGATTCGGCGGCTCGCGTGTTGGTGACCGACGCTGCGGATCAGCACGATCGGGTCGCCGTGCTGACCCTGGCGGATCTGGCGGCGCCCGGGCCGCCGGCGGTCGTGCCGGACGACCCGCGGCGCGCCGAGGACGTGGCCCTGCTGGTCTACACCAGCGGCACCACGGGCCGCCCCAAGGGCGTGGAGCTGACCCACGCCAACCTGATGGCGATGGCCCAAGGGATCAACGAAGCGATGCACAGCGGGCCCGACACCCACAGCTTGTTGATCCTGCCGCTGTTTCACGTCAACGGGATCGTGGTCAGCGTGCTGGCGCCGCTGCTGGCCGGCGGTCAGACCACCATCGCGGGCCGGTTCGACCCCCAGCGGTTCTTCGACCTCGTGGCGCGCCACCGGCCGACGTTCTTCTCCGCAGTCCCCACCATCTACTCCATGCTGGTGGCCCTGCCCGCCGAGGTGGCCCCCGACACCAGTTCCCTGCGGTTCGCCGCCTGCGGCGCCGCGCCCATGCCGCCGCAGTTGATCGAGGCCTTCGAGCAGCGTTACGGCGTTCCCATCATCGAGGGCTACGGCCTGTCGGAGGGCACCTGTGCGTCGACGACCAACCCCCTCAACGGCATTCGCAAACCCGGCACCGTGGGGGTGGCACTGCCCGGCCAGCAGATCGCCATCCTCGACGGCCGAGGACGCCCGGTGCCGACGGGAACGCCCGGCGAGGTCGCCGTCGCCGGCCCCACGGTGATGCGCGGCTACCTCAACCGCCCGCAGGAGACCGCCGAGACCATCGTCGATGGCTGGTTGCGCACCGGCGACATCGGGTTCCTCGACGCCGACGGTTACCTGACCCTCGTCGACCGCGCCAAGGACATGATCATCCGCGGCGGCGAGAACATCTACCCCAAGGAACTGGAGTCGGTGCTCTACACCCACCCCGGTGTGCGGGAGGCCGCCGTCGTCGGGCGCCCCGATCCGGTGTACGGGCAGGTGCCGGTCGCGTTCGTCACCAGCCGTTCCGAAGCGGATCTCAGCGCGGATGTACTTGCCGCCCATCTGGCCCAGTCACTCGCCAAATACAAACGGCCCGAAGTGATTCTGGTCGACGAGATTCCGAAGAACCCGGTCGGCAAGATCGACAAACCCGCACTGCGACGGCGGTTCACCGCAAACCCCGCCTCCGTCTGA
- a CDS encoding phytoene desaturase family protein has translation MSTAVVVGSGPNGLAAALTLAERGVEVTVLEAADTLGGGTRTSELTLPGLRHDDCSAIHTMTVASPFIQSQPLADYGLRWRYPEIDMAHPFDDGSAATLHTSIEETADGFDARDGRAWRRVFGPLSRNFDALRDDVFRPIAHLPRHPIKLAAFGAHALLPATALARDWRTERARALFLGVAAHVYYPLTRPASSSVGLMITAAGHRYGWPVAEGGSAAIAAAMTARLADLGAKTATGVLVTSLKQLPTADVVMFDLAPRAVADIAADALPGRVRRAYRRYRHGAAAFKLDIALDGDIPWTNPACRRAGTVHLAGSSAEIVAAERDVAAGRMPARPFVLLCQQYLADPSRSAAGVNPIWAYAHVPHGYTGDATEAILDQIERFAPGFRRQVLGIHRRGPVALAEHNPNYVGGDIATGRNDPRQILIRPRLAVDPYSTGVPGMYICSAATPPGVGAHGMCGHNAARSALRYLNRR, from the coding sequence ATGAGCACCGCCGTCGTCGTCGGATCGGGCCCCAATGGGCTGGCCGCCGCGCTGACCCTGGCCGAGCGCGGCGTGGAGGTCACCGTGCTCGAAGCGGCCGACACCTTGGGTGGCGGCACCCGAACCAGCGAACTGACCCTGCCCGGCCTGCGGCACGACGACTGCTCGGCCATCCACACCATGACGGTGGCATCCCCGTTCATCCAGAGCCAGCCCCTGGCCGACTACGGGCTGCGGTGGCGCTACCCCGAGATCGACATGGCTCACCCCTTCGACGACGGCAGCGCCGCGACGCTGCACACCTCGATCGAGGAGACCGCCGACGGGTTCGACGCCCGCGACGGCCGCGCCTGGCGGCGCGTTTTCGGTCCGCTGAGCCGCAACTTCGACGCCCTTCGTGACGACGTGTTCCGGCCCATCGCCCACCTGCCGCGTCATCCGATCAAGCTCGCCGCGTTCGGCGCGCACGCGTTGCTGCCCGCGACGGCCTTGGCGCGAGACTGGCGCACCGAACGCGCCCGCGCGCTGTTCCTGGGCGTCGCCGCGCACGTCTACTACCCCCTGACCCGACCGGCCAGTTCGTCGGTGGGCTTGATGATCACCGCCGCCGGCCACCGATACGGCTGGCCGGTCGCCGAGGGCGGGTCGGCCGCGATCGCCGCAGCGATGACCGCACGGCTGGCCGATCTCGGCGCCAAGACCGCGACCGGCGTGCTCGTCACCTCGCTGAAGCAGCTTCCGACAGCCGACGTGGTCATGTTCGACCTCGCTCCGCGCGCAGTGGCCGATATCGCCGCCGATGCCCTGCCCGGACGGGTCCGCCGCGCGTACCGCCGCTACCGCCACGGGGCGGCGGCCTTCAAACTCGACATCGCCCTCGACGGTGACATCCCGTGGACCAACCCGGCGTGCCGGCGTGCCGGCACCGTCCACCTCGCGGGCAGCTCCGCCGAGATCGTGGCCGCCGAACGTGACGTGGCCGCCGGACGGATGCCCGCCAGGCCGTTCGTGCTGCTCTGCCAGCAGTACCTCGCCGATCCCAGCCGCAGCGCCGCGGGGGTCAACCCCATTTGGGCCTACGCCCATGTCCCCCACGGTTACACCGGCGACGCCACCGAAGCGATCCTCGATCAGATCGAACGCTTCGCCCCCGGCTTCCGCCGCCAGGTGCTCGGCATCCACCGCCGCGGACCGGTCGCGCTGGCCGAGCACAACCCCAACTACGTCGGCGGGGATATCGCCACCGGCCGCAACGACCCCCGGCAGATCCTCATCCGGCCCCGACTGGCCGTCGACCCCTACAGCACCGGCGTCCCCGGCATGTACATCTGCTCGGCGGCCACCCCGCCCGGGGTCGGCGCGCACGGCATGTGCGGTCACAACGCCGCTCGATCCGCCCTGCGCTACCTCAACCGCCGCTGA
- a CDS encoding NAD(P)H-dependent glycerol-3-phosphate dehydrogenase has translation MAAAQREPNVVVLGGGSWGTTVASICARRGPTLQWVRSEDTAKDINDNHRNSRYLGDEVALPEGLRATTDFSEAANCADVIVMGVPSHGFRGVLVELARELRPWVPVVSLVKGLEQGTNMRMSQIVDEVLPGHPAGILAGPNIAREVAEGYAAAAVLAMPDQHLAANLGNLFRTRRFRTYTTDDVVGVEMAGALKNVYAIAVGMGYSLGIGENTRAMVMARAVAEMSKLGVAMGGHRDTFAGLAGMGDLIVTCTSQRSRNRHVGEQLGRGKTVEEIIAAMNQVAEGVKAASVIMEFAEEYGITMPIAREVDGVINHGATVEDAYRGLMVEKPGHEVHGSGF, from the coding sequence ATGGCAGCTGCGCAACGCGAACCGAACGTCGTCGTCCTGGGTGGTGGGTCGTGGGGCACCACCGTCGCGTCGATCTGCGCGCGGCGCGGCCCGACCCTGCAGTGGGTGCGCTCGGAGGACACCGCCAAGGACATCAACGACAACCACCGCAACTCGCGGTATCTCGGCGACGAGGTGGCGCTGCCCGAGGGCCTGCGGGCCACCACCGACTTCTCCGAGGCGGCCAACTGCGCCGACGTGATCGTCATGGGCGTGCCGTCGCACGGCTTCCGGGGCGTGCTGGTGGAGCTGGCTCGCGAGCTGCGGCCGTGGGTGCCGGTGGTGTCGCTGGTGAAGGGCCTGGAGCAGGGCACCAACATGCGGATGAGCCAGATCGTCGACGAGGTGCTGCCCGGACACCCGGCCGGCATCCTGGCCGGCCCGAATATCGCCAGGGAGGTCGCCGAAGGCTATGCCGCGGCCGCGGTGCTGGCCATGCCGGACCAGCATCTGGCGGCCAACCTCGGGAACTTGTTCCGCACCAGGCGGTTTCGCACCTACACCACCGACGACGTGGTGGGCGTCGAGATGGCCGGCGCGCTGAAGAACGTGTACGCGATCGCGGTGGGCATGGGCTATTCGCTGGGGATCGGCGAGAACACCCGCGCCATGGTGATGGCCCGCGCCGTCGCCGAGATGTCCAAACTCGGTGTCGCCATGGGCGGGCATCGGGACACCTTCGCCGGCCTGGCCGGGATGGGCGACCTGATCGTCACGTGCACGTCGCAGCGCAGCCGCAATCGCCATGTCGGCGAACAGCTCGGCCGGGGCAAGACCGTCGAAGAGATCATCGCCGCGATGAACCAGGTGGCCGAGGGGGTCAAGGCCGCCTCGGTGATCATGGAGTTCGCCGAGGAGTACGGGATCACCATGCCGATTGCACGCGAGGTCGACGGGGTCATCAACCACGGCGCCACGGTGGAAGACGCCTACCGCGGGCTGATGGTGGAGAAACCCGGCCACGAGGTGCACGGCTCAGGCTTCTGA